The genomic segment GCTGATCAGCCCAAAGGGTTGATTTCGACGTCAGAACTTCACCAGCAGCGAAATCCGAGCTTCAGTTCGCTGCAATCGCTGAGGGGAACTCGACCCTTGGGAAGTTTGGCAGCCAATACGTTTGGCGGCCCCAGTGCGGTCGCGAGGATCGCTCCGGTCAGTATCGCCTTCATAGGCGACACGATGAGGGCCTTTGCCGTCGCATCCGCCTTGGCCCGACTGACACACGGTCACCCCTCTGCCTACGTTCCTGCTGGAGCGTTTGCGATGATCCTGGCGTTCATCTTGGAGGGAATGGCGCTCGATCCCGCTATCGAGAACACGCTGGATCTCCTGCAAACGGTCGAGGATCACCAAGAAACGACCAATGCTCTAATCTATTCTCCATGGCCGGATTCTGATCCAAAGCCACGAGCTTCATGGATGGGCTGGGGCTGGACGGGAGCGGAAGCGTTGGCGGTCGCGCTGCACTCCGTCGCCTCAACGAAATCGCTGGAGGCCGCCATTATTGCTGCCGCCAATCATGACGGAAATTCAGGTGTCACAGCCTGTTTGGCCGGCCAACTGGCCGGAGCAATTTATGGTGCAGAGGCCGTTCCCACTCGCTGGATAAAAGACATTGAGTTGCGCGATGTTACAATCGAACTCGCGGGCAACGTGGCCTCGATGTCAAATTCGTCGTTTGACGTGGAGGGGATTGATAGCGCCCTCTAGCCGATGTCTGCAATGGGGTGGGATGCGGACTGTCCGGAATTGTCTCCAGCGTGACGAAAGCTGACGTAAAAGGGGGCTGCATGGCCCCCCTTTCTTTTGGGTCAGGCTTTGGCAGACACCGGAAGGCGGAAAGGTGCGCCCAGCCGGTTGAAGGCATTCATAGCGGCAATCGTAATGGTAAGATCGACCAGATCCTTTGGCTCGAACGCCGCCGAGGCCGCTGCGTAAGCCTCATCCGATGCGTGCGTCTCGCTCACCATCGTGACTTCCTCTGCCCATGCCAAGGCAGCACGCTCCTGGTCGGAAAACAGGTGCGGAACTTCATCCCAGACCGGTAGCAGCGAAACCTTATCGACCGACATCGTTTTGCGCAGGTCGCGGCCATGCATGTCGATACAATGAGCGCAGCCATTGATCTGCGACACGCGAAGAAAAACGAGGTGGATGAGTTCTTCGGGAAGGTTCGTGCTCTTGGTCACATAGTGATGGACGCCGTATAGTGCTTTCGCGCCCTCGGGGGCGACTTGATGCCAGGTTAAACGCGTCATATTGCATTCCTTTGCTTGCTGTGAGGTCGCAGTTGACCGTTCGC from the Youhaiella tibetensis genome contains:
- a CDS encoding carboxymuconolactone decarboxylase family protein, with product MTRLTWHQVAPEGAKALYGVHHYVTKSTNLPEELIHLVFLRVSQINGCAHCIDMHGRDLRKTMSVDKVSLLPVWDEVPHLFSDQERAALAWAEEVTMVSETHASDEAYAAASAAFEPKDLVDLTITIAAMNAFNRLGAPFRLPVSAKA
- a CDS encoding ADP-ribosylglycohydrolase family protein, with protein sequence MFEPADPVARKSAALGCFLGGACGDALGSPVDFLTLEQIQLQYGPTGIHDFAFAYGRRGAVTSSTQMMLFTAEGIIDAFDKNHAASDGDITRRVHLAYLRWLATQEDLDDILVPADQPKGLISTSELHQQRNPSFSSLQSLRGTRPLGSLAANTFGGPSAVARIAPVSIAFIGDTMRAFAVASALARLTHGHPSAYVPAGAFAMILAFILEGMALDPAIENTLDLLQTVEDHQETTNALIYSPWPDSDPKPRASWMGWGWTGAEALAVALHSVASTKSLEAAIIAAANHDGNSGVTACLAGQLAGAIYGAEAVPTRWIKDIELRDVTIELAGNVASMSNSSFDVEGIDSAL